A section of the Suncus etruscus isolate mSunEtr1 chromosome X, mSunEtr1.pri.cur, whole genome shotgun sequence genome encodes:
- the ERCC6L gene encoding DNA excision repair protein ERCC-6-like, whose translation MSRIKKIQEALEELADNGNDEFTYVCNSDLLIYRELYNQLFEHQKEGIAFLYSLYRDGRKGGILADDMGLGKTVQVIAFLSGMFDASLVNHVLLIMPTNLIITWVKEFVKWTPGMRVKTFHGPSKDERNRNLIRVQQRNGVIITTYQMLINNWQQLSSLNGQEFLWDYVILDEAHKIKSSSTKSAICARNIPASNRILLTGTPVQNNLRELWALFDFACRGSLLGTLKTFKMEYENPITRAREKDATPEEKALGFKISENLMTIIKPYMLRRTKEEVQKKTIGNQEIRSGEKNPAVDAICQMPSLSRKNDLIIWIRLVPLQEEIYKKYVSLECIKKLLMETRSPLVELGILKKLCDHPRLLPARTCHLLNLEDIQFSVENERENLLNMEQFNQVTDTALIQESGKMIFLMDLLKELRDEGHQTLVFSQSRQILNIIEYLLKNRHFKILRIDGTISHLAEREKRINLFQRNKDYSVFLLTTQVGGVGLTLTAATRVVIFDPSWNPATDTQAVDRVYRIGQKENVVVYRLITCGTVEEKIYRRQIFKDSIIRQTTGDKKNPFRYFSKQELRELFTIEDLQNSATQLQLQSLHAAQRKSDKNLDEHIAFLYSLGIAGISDHDLMYTHDLPVNEELDVIEDLNYIQERVHKAQCLVELESKNTELLMERQKSEKTWLTESVCPQTKVKGHHLNKPKPQIAYHMTINETEPEETASLLASIVIDDQPDKSEKEALSSIKMNVSDLQESRHTCESSFHEASVATFHKGCEYDEVGRDSVLEVTESFAAETKSLPKVALREEVPIQEVLQEKSLRSCDDLPSVLLVRDDLEPNLHQLKDDEIMYHCSPCPVNPITNENQNSDLEASITKNCNDAQAEEAKLKEGSSTFSPEYACDFNLYLEDSIDNRQDFSSQSLQHVHKENSSCEIAVSSTTEFVQSRVSLSLNSDDHDESGVVNVKARRKTRRITSDSEDGDTSKETESTNLFSVSPFEFSSAKQFDTSTPKTDNSPGRVFSPKKPDFINKSRSSLASRRSLINVVLDHVEDMKESLDNSSEGEAVEDLMEEETEESSGETSDGKEESSSREILPPENKARWLTVHNPDSPAQEPPSGVPEPLCGLQSCDYPQEKPVEMTDDYESLIKRGKELKECGKIQEALNCLVKALDIKSADPEIMLMTLSLYKQLNKT comes from the coding sequence ATGAGCAGAATCAAGAAAATCCAGGAAGCCTTAGAGGAATTAGCAGACAATGGAAACGATGAATTCACATACGTGTGCAACTCTGACCTACTGATTTATCGAGAACTGTACAACCAGCTGTTTGAGCACCAAAAGGAAGGTATAGCTTTCCTGTATAGCCTATACAGGGATGGCAGAAAAGGAGGTATCTTGGCAGATGACATGGGGTTAGGGAAGACTGTTCAAGTCATTGCTTTCCTTTCTGGTATGTTTGATGCTTCACTTGTGAATCACGTGCTGCTGATTATGCCAACTAACCTTATTATCACATGGGtaaaagaatttgtaaagtggACTCCAGGAATGAGAGTCAAAACTTTTCATGGTCCTAGCAAGGATGAACGAAACAGAAACCTCATTCGAGTTCAGCAAAGGAATGGCGTCATTATCACAACATACcaaatgttaataaataattGGCAGCAACTTTCAAGCCTGAATGGTCAAGAGTTTTTGTGGGACTATGTCATCCTTGATGAAGCACATAAAATTAAAAGCTCATCTACCAAATCAGCAATATGCGCTCGTAATATACCTGCCAGTAATCGCATTCTCCTTACAGGAACACCAGTCCAGAATAATTTACGAGAACTGTGGGCCTTGTTTGATTTTGCTTGTCGAGGTTCCCTGCTAGGAACATTGAAGACTTTTAAAATGGAGTATGAAAATCCTATTACCAGAGCAAGAGAGAAGGACGCTACTCCAGAGGAAAAAGCCTTGGgatttaaaatatctgaaaatttaaTGACGATCATAAAGCCTTATATGCTTAGGAGGACTAAAGAAGAGGTACAGAAGAAAACAATTGGCAATCAAGAGATCAGATCTGGTGAAAAGAATCCAGCTGTTGATGCCatttgtcaaatgccttccctctccaggaaaaatgatttaattatttgGATACGCCTTGTACCTTTACAAGAAGAAATATACAAGAAGTATGTGTCTTTGGAGTGTATCAAGAAGTTGTTAATGGAGACACGGTCACCTTTAGTTGAGTTAGGTATCTTAAAGAAGCTGTGTGATCATCCTAGACTGTTACCTGCAAGGACTTGCCATTTGCTAAATCTAGAGGATATACAGTTCTCTgttgaaaatgaaagagagaatttACTTAATATGGAGCAGTTCAATCAGGTAACTGATACTGCACTGATACAGGAATCTGGGAAAATGATATTTCTAATGGACCTGCTTAAGGAACTGCGAGATGAAGGGCATCAGACTTTGGTGTTTTCCCAATCAAGACAAATCCTAAACATAATTGAATACCTCTTAAAGAATAGGCACTTTAAAATACTGCGAATTGATGGAACAATTAGTCATCTTGCGGAACGAGAAAAAAGGATTAACTTATTCCAGAGAAATAAAGATTACTCTGTTTTTTTGCTTACCACTCAAGTAGGTGGCGTTGGCTTGACATTAACAGCAGCAACTAGAGTTGTCATTTTTGATCCTAGCTGGAATCCTGCAACTGATACTCAAGCTGTGGACAGAGTGTATCGAATTGGACAGAAAGAAAATGTTGTAGTTTATAGGCTAATTACTTGTGGTACTGTAGAGGAAAAAATATACAGAAGGCAAATTTTCAAGGATTCAATAATAAGACAAACAACTGGTGATAAGAAGAATCCTTTTCGCTATTTTAGTAAACAAGAATTAAGAGAGCTCTTTACAATTGAGGATTTACAGAACTCAGCAACCCAGCTGCAGCTTCAGTCTCTACATGCTGCTCAGAGGAAATCTGATAAAAACCTAGATGAACATATTGCCTTCCTCTATTCTTTGGGAATAGCTGGAATCTCTGACCATGATTTGATGTACACACATGACTTACCTGTTAATGAAGAGCTTGATGTAATAGAAGACTTGAACTATATTCAAGAAAGGGTTCACAAAGCTCAATGTCTTGTTGAACTTGAGTCAAAAAATACTGAACTCCTAATGGAAAGACAAAAGAGTGAGAAGACTTGGCTAACTGAATCTGTATGTCCTCAAACAAAGGTGAAAGGCCATCATTTGAATAAACCAAAGCCTCAAATTGCATATCATATGACTATTAATGAAACTGAGCCTGAAGAAACCGCGTCTCTACTGGCAAGCATAGTCATTGATGATCAGCCTGACAAGAGTGAGAAAGAAGCTCTCAGCAGCATAAAGATGAATGTGTCTGACCTGCAAGAGAGTAGGCACACATGTGAAAGTTCATTCCATGAAGCTTCTGTTGCTACTTTCCATAAGGGCTGTGAATATGATGAAGTTGGTAGGGACAGTGTATTGGAAGTGACAGAAAGTTTTGCTGCTGAAACCAAGTCTCTGCCAAAAGTGGCATTAAGAGAAGAGGTGCCTATACAGGAAGTATTACAAGAGAAATCTCTGAGAAGTTGTGATGATTTACCCAGTGTATTGTTAGTCAGAGATGATCTAGAACCAAATCTCCATCAGCTAAAGGATGATGAGATTATGTATCACTGCAGTCCATGCCCTGTGAATCCTAtaacaaatgaaaatcaaaacagcgACTTGGAAGCATCTATTACTAAAAACTGTAATGATGCTCAAGCAGAAGAGGCCAAGTTGAAGGAGGGATCTTCAACATTTTCACCAGAGTATGCATGCGATTTCAATCTTTACTTAGAAGACTCTATAGATAATAGACAGGATTTTTCCAGTCAATCTTTGCAGCATGTTCACAAAGAAAATAGCTCCTGTGAAATTGCAGTTAGTTCTACAACAGAATTTGTGCAGAGCAGAGTATCTCTCAGTTTGAATAGCGATGACCACGACGAGTCAGGAGTAGTGAATGTGAAAGCCAGAAGGAAAACCAGAAGGATCACTTCAGACAGCGAAGATGGAGATACTTCTAAAGAGACTGAAAGTACAAACCTGTTCAGTGTATCGCCTTTTGAATTCTCATCTGCAAAACAATTTGATACTTCAACTCCCAAAACTGACAATTCACCTGGAAGGGTCTTCTCTCCTAAGAAACctgattttataaataagtcaaGAAGTTCTTTGGCTTCTAGGCGGTCACTTATCAATGTGGTTTTAGACCATGTGGAGGACATGAAGGAAAGTCTTGATAACAGTAGTGAAGGGGAGGCTGTTGAAGATTTGATGGAAGAAGAAACTGAAGAAAGTAGTGGGGAAACCTCTGACGGAAAAGAAGAATCCTCTTCCAGAGAAATTCTGCCTCCAGAAAATAAGGCCAGGTGGTTAACTGTACATAATCCTGACTCTCCAGCTCAAGAGCCACCTTCTGGTGTCCCTGAGCCTTTGTGTGGTTTACAGTCCTGTGATTATCCCCAGGAGAAGCCAGTGGAGATGACAGATGACTACGAGAGTCTGATAAAGCGTGGAAAAGAACTGAAAGAGTGTGGGAAAATACAGGAAGCTTTAAACTGTTTAGTTAAAGCACTTGACATAAAAAGTGCAGATCCTGAAATCATGCTTATGACCCTAAGTTTATATAAGCAACTAAATAAAACTTGA